The Roseomonas haemaphysalidis genome segment CACCGTCAGCTTGGTGACGTGCGCGGCGCCGGCGAACAGCGCGTCCGTCTGCTCCTTGTCGCCGGCCGACCAGTCGAAGCAGGTGTTGTTGGGCGCTTCCGGCCAAAGCTGCGGCTGGCCCGGCTGGTGCGCGGTGGCCAGCTCGTTGACGCTGGGCAGCACCTCGTAATCCACCATCACCGCCTCGGCCGCGTCGCGCGCCGCCTGCACGGTGTCGGCGACGATAAAGGCCACCGGGTCGCCCACGTGGCGCACGGTGCCGACGGCCAGGCCGTAGCGCGGCGTGTTGGCGCGCGGGCTGCCGTCGCGGTTCTTGAGCGGGATGGCGCAGGGCAGCTCGCCCAGCCCCTCGTCCATCCAGTCCTGGCCGGTCAGCACCGCGTGCACGCCGGGCAGGGCGCGCGCGTCGGCGGTGTCGATCGTGCTGATGCGCGCATGCGCGTGCGGGCTGCGCAGCAGGATGCCGTGCAGTTGCCCGGGTACGGAGATGTCGTCCGTGTAGCGCCCGGCGCCTTTGAGCAACCGGGGGTCCTCCACACGCCGCATGGGCTGGCTGAGGCCGAACTTCGCCATGGTCACGTTCCCCACATTCTTCTCTGCCGCCATCATCGGCTCACCGGGTGGCAAAAGGGAAGGGGGTCCGCTTGCGGCGCGCCCGGCGGCGGGGCAGCTTCCGCCGCCATGTGGTTTCCCCAGCCCCGCGCCCTCACCCCCCGCCTGCTGTCCCGCCTGCCGGACCGGCTTCGCAACCCCCGCCGCACCCCCTGGGCGGATGCCAACAAGGGGGGGCAGGAGATCGACAGCTTCCTGGAAGCACCCTGCTTCGACAGCGCCGGCAACCTGCACGTGGTGGACATCCCCTTTGGCCGCATCTTCCGCGTCGGCCCCACCCAGTGGCCGGTGGTCGCGGAATACGAGGGCTGGCCCAACGGGTTGGCCACCGGCACCGCCGACAGCCTGCTGGTGGCCGACCACCGCCACGGGCTGCTGAGCCTGGACCCCGCCAGCGGCGCCATCGCCCCGTTGCTGGAAACCGTGAACGGCGAGGGCTTCCGCGGCCTGAACGACGTTGCCACCGGCCCCGGCGGGCAGATCCTGGTGACCGACCAGGGCCAGACCGGGCTGCAGGACCCCACCGGCCGCGTGTGGCGCCTGTGGCCGGACGGGCGGGTGGACAGGCTGCTCGGCAACGGTCCCAGCCCCAACGGCATCGTGCTGAACCGCGCGGCCACGCATTGCTACGTGGCCATGACACGCTCCTGCGAGGTCTGGCGCTTCGCGCTGCGCCAGGATGCCTTGGTGGCCAAGGCCGGCGTGTTCTTTCGCACGCCCGCCGGCATCTCGGGGCCGGACGGCTTGGCGGTGGACGCGCACGACCGCCTGTTCGTCGCCAACCCCGGCCATGGCATGGTCTGGGGGGTTGACCCCTTCGGCGTGCCGGTGCTGGCGATCGACTGCCGCGACTTCGGCCACACGCCCACCAACCTGTGCCTGGCGCCGGACGGCACCACCCTGCTGATCACCGAAGCCGACAGTGCCAGCGTGCTGAGCGTGGAACTGCCGGGGGCGTAGGGAAAAGGCCGGGGGAGGGAATTCCCCCGGCCCCCGTCTTCCTGCCGCTTGCTTTCCCGCTCGCAGCCGTGGCGGACATGAAATTTCGTGGCCGGCCTGCAACGCTGCCGCTCATGGCGCTTTCCCGCTGGCGGATGACGGCCCTGTCATCTTGGCCGCCATCCGAAGGATAAACCCCGTGAGCGTTGGGCTGATCGCATTGCTGGACGACGTCGCCGCCCTGGCCAAGGTGGCGGCGGCCTCGCTGGATGACGTGGTGGCGCAGTCGGCGCGGGCCGGCACCAAGGCACTGGGCGTGGTGATCGACGATGCGGCGGTGACGCCACGCTACGTGGTGGG includes the following:
- a CDS encoding SMP-30/gluconolactonase/LRE family protein, which gives rise to MWFPQPRALTPRLLSRLPDRLRNPRRTPWADANKGGQEIDSFLEAPCFDSAGNLHVVDIPFGRIFRVGPTQWPVVAEYEGWPNGLATGTADSLLVADHRHGLLSLDPASGAIAPLLETVNGEGFRGLNDVATGPGGQILVTDQGQTGLQDPTGRVWRLWPDGRVDRLLGNGPSPNGIVLNRAATHCYVAMTRSCEVWRFALRQDALVAKAGVFFRTPAGISGPDGLAVDAHDRLFVANPGHGMVWGVDPFGVPVLAIDCRDFGHTPTNLCLAPDGTTLLITEADSASVLSVELPGA